The nucleotide window GAACGAAACTGTTTTAGTTGCAGATGCGAGTAAAGGTATTGTAACGACTTCAAACCAAGATATAATGAATGGACTCAATTGGGTAACTTCTCAAAGAGCAGTTATTCTGCTCACTGACAAGAAAATTATCTGTGGCAAATGGACTATTGGACTTGACACAATTTCGGCAGTTCAGTTAATAAAATTCAATTCTTTGTTGGGCAGTGGACAAGTTTTAAAAATCCAAACAACTGACGACAAAAACTATCAATTTGGAATGCAATTTAATCCTGAATGGACGAATCAACAAAGACTCCCTTTGATTCTTGAAAAAGGAAAAGTGAAACACTCAGCATTTAGCACTGCTGTAAGACTTATTGCGATTGTACTTTTAATCTATTGGCTTTATGAATGGTTTTAAACCAACTAAACAAAGCTATATAGAATAATAAATTTAAGGACGAGAAAAAAAACACTTTAAATTTAGAAAGTATTCGGAGAGCTACCGAAAAAAAAATCAAATATAAAATTATCAATAGGTTGACTTTAGTTTTTCACAGTCTGACCTTACCAGCAATTAAACAAAAATTATACTGAAAATTAGGCTTTTTAAAGAATTGTAATAACTTTGTGCGTACACAAAAAACAAAAGTTATGGACATTTCAGTTATTCCGATTGGAAATTCAAAAGGAATTCGTTTATCTAAAACCTTACTCGAAAAATATAATATCACAGATAAAGTTGAACTCATTCTTGAAAAAGGTTATATAATTTTAAAACCCAAATCCGAACCAAGAATCGGCTGGGAAAAATCATTTAAAAAAATGCACGAAAACGGCGATGACAAATTGCTCATTAATGACATTTTTGAGGACGAAAATCTTGAAGAATGGAGCTAAGACAATATCAAATCGTTTTAGTCAATCTTGACCCTACGCTTGGAAGTGAAATTAAAAAAACACGCCTTTGTGTTATCATTTCCCCCAACGAAATGAATAAATATTTACAGACAATAGTTGTCGCTCCTATGACGAGCAGTTCAAAATCTTATCCGACAAGAGTTGAAATTTTACACAACGATACCAAACGTCAAATCGCATTGGACCAAATCAGAACTGTTGACAGACAAAGAATAACAAAAATATTGGAACATTTGGCTGGAAAAGAAGTTTCAAAAGTGAAAGAAGTTATGAAAGAAACTTATGTTGATTAATGTCAACGGATGGTAACAGCTACAACTAATATTGGCGGTCATTGTAAAGCGCAAAGATTGTATGGACAACTCTTATAATTTCTAAACGAATTCAAGCGTGTAGTTAATTTTTCTGACTTGATTCAAATAAAGGTCTTTATTATTTCAGCTTTGTAATTTTATCAAATAAAAAATAAAAATCATCAATATGAAAAATGAAACAATCAGAATTGGCCAAACTACAATTGACTTTCT belongs to Flavobacterium gilvum and includes:
- a CDS encoding AbrB/MazE/SpoVT family DNA-binding domain-containing protein, which gives rise to MDISVIPIGNSKGIRLSKTLLEKYNITDKVELILEKGYIILKPKSEPRIGWEKSFKKMHENGDDKLLINDIFEDENLEEWS
- a CDS encoding type II toxin-antitoxin system PemK/MazF family toxin, which encodes MELRQYQIVLVNLDPTLGSEIKKTRLCVIISPNEMNKYLQTIVVAPMTSSSKSYPTRVEILHNDTKRQIALDQIRTVDRQRITKILEHLAGKEVSKVKEVMKETYVD